The Cololabis saira isolate AMF1-May2022 chromosome 20, fColSai1.1, whole genome shotgun sequence genome includes a window with the following:
- the LOC133420282 gene encoding uncharacterized protein LOC133420282 isoform X1 — protein sequence MNCRRRTPVKRKLSAKDGCANKINHTIMEDCSSSQSLSNLHHRHRTSCPLTMPCFQSSKAGCQPAPPSQDSLEPYGSKGEESLGALLMSNPSFGPRRGSNGGDRVFLSTSGSSLDGETSLGVHFDANNRLGTTSHFDDSWYEKKEIWDDREGESPADNFHGKTDCYGNTNDVFYTMTSAVEEGDGQRTRANYNNYAHAGLEVKSEPVYDRNMNHFTKQTTSYNRGGAGSADYCRADSEVSDNYLGGEEDYGSSCGSGEDQLQPAEAEGPWLSISPTTQAERRWREPTETRSLASGYAPQRSPVGVSNQAYTQKLDSFSDAFLSQRKRRFAMIPGGNSSGQIWEYGVGKVETSRQSCAFDSDTYLPAATSSSSPGYPSLPSFPSPPTSSHLMPLVLSPPPTPLPPPSNSPSKMDSPGAPVGNALSVPQGGESVSGFQFFAPRFPSLPAVASSGMIWKFPVLPHCFPRVLGDPGINEGSLRSCPGDDYSNAAAKCDLLQSPEASNNTSSSQRSSLHSSISPRPPISPSFHASLHLPVGPSHLSDNRQPAENTDASKMMEKVKKEPVGLPQSHLQQQPTSVFTGMPFPSILHSKRAQIRARYTPRPLLNPVRQGTGLYSSLSPLHHREDEAACGEQDEECFGSPHVNVGPDFQADVPPCFGEAGLSGSWPPEEVQEELLWKPWDELNESAPMQDQVGKLLSMCSSSCLPGGGSNTELALHCLHRRQGNTMATLEMLLFSQDLPTGDYHYSGCDFWTDAEKRVLSEALGTYGKDFSLIAKMVRTKTVSQCVEFYYLSKKLVDKQKKHEEEYKDGDVALQKNVPPIFQPVDRQPGLEEVVPVPSLASFFPCKLCGKMFYKIKSRNAHMKIHRQPQDDWSDRRLQHQILRQRLALSHPTTLMPSPGSNLLPAQAPALTFSSSGHAPSTKSNADNAHNSVTNSNPIAQSNTGILDAVTYSNSAPPTSHEIPINNADGDVSNRRETHTVLPFHQSWGSFGHPSDLGTFFGIPDGKEYLGTGSAEGKELISWQ from the exons ATGAACTGCAGAAGAAGAACACCTGTGAAAAGGAAATTAAGCGCCAAGGACGG GTGCGCTAACAAAATCAATCACACCATAATGGAGGACTGCTCATCCTCTCAATCCCTCTCCAACCTCCACCATCGCCATCGTACTTCCTGTCCGCTCACCATGCCCTGCTTCCAGAGCTCTAAAGCGGGGTGCCAGCCCGCCCCGCCTTCCCAGGATTCCCTGGAGCCGTATGGGAGTAAAGGAGAAGAGTCCCTAGGCGCACTGTTGATGTCAAATCCCTCCTTTGGACCGAGGAGGGGGAGCAATGGGGGTGACAGGGTCTTCCTAAGCACCAGTGGTAGCAGTTTGGACGGGGAAACTAGTTTAGGAGTCCATTTCGATGCAAACAACAGATTAGGCACCACGAGTCATTTTGATGACTCGtggtatgaaaaaaaagaaatatgggATGACAGGGAGGGTGAAAGCCCTGCAGACAACTTCCATGGTAAGACTGATTGCTACGGTAACACAAATGATGTATTTTACACAATGACCTCTGCAGTGGAGGAAGGTGATGGACAGAGGACCAGAGCAAACTATAATAACTACGCCCACGCTGGTTTAGAGGTTAAAAGTGAACCAGTTTACGACAGAAACATGAACCACTTTACTAAACAAACTACGTCCTATAACAGAGGTGGTGCGGGGAGCGCTGATTACTGTAGGGCAGATTCAGAGGTCAGTGATAACTAtttaggaggagaggaggattaTGGCTCCAGCTGTGGCTCGGGGGAGGATCAGCTCCAACCGGCCGAGGCTGAGGGACCATGGCTCAGCATCTCTCCCACGACTCAGGCAGAACGCAGATGGAGAGAGCCAACAGAGACCCGCTCTTTGGCTTCAGGATACGCTCCACAGAGATCCCCCGTCGGGGTCAGTAACCAGGCGTACACTCAGAAACTGGACTCTTTCTCCGACGCTTTCCTCTCCCAGCGAAAGAGAAGATTCGCCATGATTCCCGGTGGGAACTCCTCCGGACAGATCTGGGAGTACGGAGTTGGGAAAGTGGAAACCTCAAGACAAAGCTGTGCTTTTGACTCGGACACCTACCTGCCTGCTGCCACATCCTCGTCCTCCCCCGGTTATCCCTCTCTTCCATCTTTCCCGTCCCCTCCCACGTCGTCTCACCTCATGCCCTTGGTTCTCAGCCCTCCTCCCACACCTTTGCCTCCTCCGTCCAATTCGCCCTCCAAAATGGACTCTCCGGGTGCTCCGGTGGGGAACGCGCTCTCGGTTCCTCAGGGGGGCGAGTCGGTCAGTGGATTTCAGTTCTTCGCACCCCGCTTTCCGTCTTTGCCTGCCGTCGCCTCCTCTGGGATGATCTGGAAGTTTCCAGTGCTGCCGCACTGCTTTCCACGCGTGCTAGGTGACCCCGGCATTAACGAGGGCAGCCTGAGGTCCTGCCCCGGGGACGACTACAGCAACGCTGCAG CCAAATGTGACCTTCTTCAGTCTCCTGAAGCGTCAAATAACACCTCTTCATCTCAACGCTCATCCCTCCACTCGTCCATATCTCCCCGTCCCCCCATTAGCCCATCCTTTCATGCCTCTCTTCATCTTCCCGTTGGTCCGTCCCACCTCTCTGACAATCGTCAACCTGCAGAAAATACAGACGCTTCCAAAATGATGGAGAAGGTAAAGAAGGAGCCAGTCGGTCTGCCCCAGTCACACTTGCAG CAACAACCCACTTCAGTCTTTACTGGAATGCCATTTCCAAGCATCCTTCACTCCAAGAGGGCTCAGATTAGGGCTCGCTACACTCCTCGGCCCCTCCTCAATCCAGTCCGGCAGGGAACAGGCCTCTACTCCTCCCTCTCACCTCTCCATCACAGAGAGGACGAAGCAGCCTGTGGAGAGCAGGATGAGGAGTGTTTTGGGTCGCC GCACGTTAACGTGGGCCCTGACTTCCAGGCGGATGTTCCTCCTTGCTTTGGGGAGGCCGGGTTGTCGGGCTCGTGGCCCCCGGAGGAAGTGCAGGAAGAGCTGCTCTGGAAACCGTGGGATGAGCTGAACGAAAGCGCTCCCATGCAAGACCAAG TGGGGAAGCTGTTGTCCATGTGTAGTTCCAGCTGTCTGCCAGGAGGAGGCAGTAACACCGAGCTGGCTCTGCACTGTCTGCACCGTCGTCAGGGCAACACTATG GCCACATTGGAGATGCTGTTGTTCTCACAGGACTTGCCAACAGGAGACTACCACTATTCAG GCTGTGATTTTTGGACAGACGCTGAAAAGAGAGTTCTCAGTGAAGCTCTCGGGACTTATGGAAAAGACTTTTCGCTCATTGCAAAGATG GTAAGGACTAAGACTGTGTCTCAGTGTGTTGAGTTTTACTACCTGAGCAAAAAGCTTGTGGACAAGCAGAAGAAGCATGAAGAGGAGTATAAAGATGGAGATGTGGCGCTGCAGAAAAAT GTGCCGCCCATCTTTCAGCCAGTGGACAGACAGCCGGGGCTGGAGGAGGTGGTTCCCGTGCCCTCATTGGCCAGCTTCTTCCCCTGCAAACTGTGTGGGAA AATGTTCTACAAAATCAAGTCCCGCAACgctcacatgaagatccaccgGCAGCCTCAGGACGACTGGAGCGACAGGCGGCTGCAGCACCAAATCCTCAGGCAGCGCCTGGCCCTCAGTCATCCCACCACCCTGATGCCCAGCCCGGGCAGTAATCTGCTCCCAGCCCAGGCTCCGGCTCTGACATTCTCCTCCTCTGGTCATGCACCGAGCACCAAGAGCAATGCAGACAATGCTCACAACTCTGTAACCAATAGCAACCCCATTGCTCAAAGCAATACCGGTATCCTAGATGCTGTAACTTACAGCAACAGCGCTCCCCCAACCTCCCATGAGATCCCTATCAATAACGCTGACGGTGACGTCTCCAACCGAAGAGAGACACACACTGTCCTGCCCTTCCACCAGTCGTGGGGCTCCTTCGGACACCCTTCAGACCTCGGCACCTTCTTCGGCATCCCAGATGGAAAGGAATATTTGGGAACTGGGTCAGCGGAGGGCAAAGAACTGATCAGCTGGCAGTAG
- the LOC133420282 gene encoding uncharacterized protein LOC133420282 isoform X2: MEDCSSSQSLSNLHHRHRTSCPLTMPCFQSSKAGCQPAPPSQDSLEPYGSKGEESLGALLMSNPSFGPRRGSNGGDRVFLSTSGSSLDGETSLGVHFDANNRLGTTSHFDDSWYEKKEIWDDREGESPADNFHGKTDCYGNTNDVFYTMTSAVEEGDGQRTRANYNNYAHAGLEVKSEPVYDRNMNHFTKQTTSYNRGGAGSADYCRADSEVSDNYLGGEEDYGSSCGSGEDQLQPAEAEGPWLSISPTTQAERRWREPTETRSLASGYAPQRSPVGVSNQAYTQKLDSFSDAFLSQRKRRFAMIPGGNSSGQIWEYGVGKVETSRQSCAFDSDTYLPAATSSSSPGYPSLPSFPSPPTSSHLMPLVLSPPPTPLPPPSNSPSKMDSPGAPVGNALSVPQGGESVSGFQFFAPRFPSLPAVASSGMIWKFPVLPHCFPRVLGDPGINEGSLRSCPGDDYSNAAAKCDLLQSPEASNNTSSSQRSSLHSSISPRPPISPSFHASLHLPVGPSHLSDNRQPAENTDASKMMEKVKKEPVGLPQSHLQQQPTSVFTGMPFPSILHSKRAQIRARYTPRPLLNPVRQGTGLYSSLSPLHHREDEAACGEQDEECFGSPHVNVGPDFQADVPPCFGEAGLSGSWPPEEVQEELLWKPWDELNESAPMQDQVGKLLSMCSSSCLPGGGSNTELALHCLHRRQGNTMATLEMLLFSQDLPTGDYHYSGCDFWTDAEKRVLSEALGTYGKDFSLIAKMVRTKTVSQCVEFYYLSKKLVDKQKKHEEEYKDGDVALQKNVPPIFQPVDRQPGLEEVVPVPSLASFFPCKLCGKMFYKIKSRNAHMKIHRQPQDDWSDRRLQHQILRQRLALSHPTTLMPSPGSNLLPAQAPALTFSSSGHAPSTKSNADNAHNSVTNSNPIAQSNTGILDAVTYSNSAPPTSHEIPINNADGDVSNRRETHTVLPFHQSWGSFGHPSDLGTFFGIPDGKEYLGTGSAEGKELISWQ, from the exons ATGGAGGACTGCTCATCCTCTCAATCCCTCTCCAACCTCCACCATCGCCATCGTACTTCCTGTCCGCTCACCATGCCCTGCTTCCAGAGCTCTAAAGCGGGGTGCCAGCCCGCCCCGCCTTCCCAGGATTCCCTGGAGCCGTATGGGAGTAAAGGAGAAGAGTCCCTAGGCGCACTGTTGATGTCAAATCCCTCCTTTGGACCGAGGAGGGGGAGCAATGGGGGTGACAGGGTCTTCCTAAGCACCAGTGGTAGCAGTTTGGACGGGGAAACTAGTTTAGGAGTCCATTTCGATGCAAACAACAGATTAGGCACCACGAGTCATTTTGATGACTCGtggtatgaaaaaaaagaaatatgggATGACAGGGAGGGTGAAAGCCCTGCAGACAACTTCCATGGTAAGACTGATTGCTACGGTAACACAAATGATGTATTTTACACAATGACCTCTGCAGTGGAGGAAGGTGATGGACAGAGGACCAGAGCAAACTATAATAACTACGCCCACGCTGGTTTAGAGGTTAAAAGTGAACCAGTTTACGACAGAAACATGAACCACTTTACTAAACAAACTACGTCCTATAACAGAGGTGGTGCGGGGAGCGCTGATTACTGTAGGGCAGATTCAGAGGTCAGTGATAACTAtttaggaggagaggaggattaTGGCTCCAGCTGTGGCTCGGGGGAGGATCAGCTCCAACCGGCCGAGGCTGAGGGACCATGGCTCAGCATCTCTCCCACGACTCAGGCAGAACGCAGATGGAGAGAGCCAACAGAGACCCGCTCTTTGGCTTCAGGATACGCTCCACAGAGATCCCCCGTCGGGGTCAGTAACCAGGCGTACACTCAGAAACTGGACTCTTTCTCCGACGCTTTCCTCTCCCAGCGAAAGAGAAGATTCGCCATGATTCCCGGTGGGAACTCCTCCGGACAGATCTGGGAGTACGGAGTTGGGAAAGTGGAAACCTCAAGACAAAGCTGTGCTTTTGACTCGGACACCTACCTGCCTGCTGCCACATCCTCGTCCTCCCCCGGTTATCCCTCTCTTCCATCTTTCCCGTCCCCTCCCACGTCGTCTCACCTCATGCCCTTGGTTCTCAGCCCTCCTCCCACACCTTTGCCTCCTCCGTCCAATTCGCCCTCCAAAATGGACTCTCCGGGTGCTCCGGTGGGGAACGCGCTCTCGGTTCCTCAGGGGGGCGAGTCGGTCAGTGGATTTCAGTTCTTCGCACCCCGCTTTCCGTCTTTGCCTGCCGTCGCCTCCTCTGGGATGATCTGGAAGTTTCCAGTGCTGCCGCACTGCTTTCCACGCGTGCTAGGTGACCCCGGCATTAACGAGGGCAGCCTGAGGTCCTGCCCCGGGGACGACTACAGCAACGCTGCAG CCAAATGTGACCTTCTTCAGTCTCCTGAAGCGTCAAATAACACCTCTTCATCTCAACGCTCATCCCTCCACTCGTCCATATCTCCCCGTCCCCCCATTAGCCCATCCTTTCATGCCTCTCTTCATCTTCCCGTTGGTCCGTCCCACCTCTCTGACAATCGTCAACCTGCAGAAAATACAGACGCTTCCAAAATGATGGAGAAGGTAAAGAAGGAGCCAGTCGGTCTGCCCCAGTCACACTTGCAG CAACAACCCACTTCAGTCTTTACTGGAATGCCATTTCCAAGCATCCTTCACTCCAAGAGGGCTCAGATTAGGGCTCGCTACACTCCTCGGCCCCTCCTCAATCCAGTCCGGCAGGGAACAGGCCTCTACTCCTCCCTCTCACCTCTCCATCACAGAGAGGACGAAGCAGCCTGTGGAGAGCAGGATGAGGAGTGTTTTGGGTCGCC GCACGTTAACGTGGGCCCTGACTTCCAGGCGGATGTTCCTCCTTGCTTTGGGGAGGCCGGGTTGTCGGGCTCGTGGCCCCCGGAGGAAGTGCAGGAAGAGCTGCTCTGGAAACCGTGGGATGAGCTGAACGAAAGCGCTCCCATGCAAGACCAAG TGGGGAAGCTGTTGTCCATGTGTAGTTCCAGCTGTCTGCCAGGAGGAGGCAGTAACACCGAGCTGGCTCTGCACTGTCTGCACCGTCGTCAGGGCAACACTATG GCCACATTGGAGATGCTGTTGTTCTCACAGGACTTGCCAACAGGAGACTACCACTATTCAG GCTGTGATTTTTGGACAGACGCTGAAAAGAGAGTTCTCAGTGAAGCTCTCGGGACTTATGGAAAAGACTTTTCGCTCATTGCAAAGATG GTAAGGACTAAGACTGTGTCTCAGTGTGTTGAGTTTTACTACCTGAGCAAAAAGCTTGTGGACAAGCAGAAGAAGCATGAAGAGGAGTATAAAGATGGAGATGTGGCGCTGCAGAAAAAT GTGCCGCCCATCTTTCAGCCAGTGGACAGACAGCCGGGGCTGGAGGAGGTGGTTCCCGTGCCCTCATTGGCCAGCTTCTTCCCCTGCAAACTGTGTGGGAA AATGTTCTACAAAATCAAGTCCCGCAACgctcacatgaagatccaccgGCAGCCTCAGGACGACTGGAGCGACAGGCGGCTGCAGCACCAAATCCTCAGGCAGCGCCTGGCCCTCAGTCATCCCACCACCCTGATGCCCAGCCCGGGCAGTAATCTGCTCCCAGCCCAGGCTCCGGCTCTGACATTCTCCTCCTCTGGTCATGCACCGAGCACCAAGAGCAATGCAGACAATGCTCACAACTCTGTAACCAATAGCAACCCCATTGCTCAAAGCAATACCGGTATCCTAGATGCTGTAACTTACAGCAACAGCGCTCCCCCAACCTCCCATGAGATCCCTATCAATAACGCTGACGGTGACGTCTCCAACCGAAGAGAGACACACACTGTCCTGCCCTTCCACCAGTCGTGGGGCTCCTTCGGACACCCTTCAGACCTCGGCACCTTCTTCGGCATCCCAGATGGAAAGGAATATTTGGGAACTGGGTCAGCGGAGGGCAAAGAACTGATCAGCTGGCAGTAG